From Longimicrobiaceae bacterium, the proteins below share one genomic window:
- the nuoH gene encoding NADH-quinone oxidoreductase subunit NuoH, giving the protein METFAAESIHQVGRLSDTAFVVSSLVKLLIGFTVVMVTVAMLTLLERKISAWMQDRPGPNRVGPGGIAQPLADGLKNILKEETMPREAHRAFFILAPMLSIIPALVTFAVIPVAAPLPTPWGVVDMVIADVPIGILFLLAFSSLGVYGIVLAGWASTNKYALLGGLRAGAQMISYEIALGLSLMSIFFLVGNVTLPGVVWGQQSMKLWYAVPLSVSFLFFWISSFAETNRLPFDLPEAESELITGYHTEYSSMKFSMFFIAEYAHVLTVSMLMATLFLGGWDIPGWRGDNMVSLGDGTVGGAAPAVWKTLVTLLAFGLKTTFFIVVFMVVRWTVPRFRYDQVMDLGWKLMLPAALVVVVVTAGTILALDAAGVEYGLLYGLVLAAVNLAMLIAVLLVLDRGRILAGSYASRAKREHARVVAEFHREERLRTAGAQPQAAP; this is encoded by the coding sequence ATGGAGACGTTCGCCGCCGAGTCGATCCACCAGGTGGGGAGGCTCTCCGACACCGCATTTGTCGTCAGCTCGCTGGTGAAGCTGCTGATCGGCTTCACCGTCGTGATGGTGACGGTGGCGATGCTGACGCTGCTGGAGCGAAAGATCAGCGCGTGGATGCAGGATCGGCCGGGGCCCAACCGGGTGGGGCCGGGTGGCATCGCCCAGCCGCTCGCTGACGGGCTCAAGAACATCCTGAAAGAGGAAACGATGCCCCGGGAGGCGCATCGCGCCTTCTTCATCCTCGCCCCGATGCTCTCGATCATCCCCGCCCTGGTGACCTTCGCGGTCATCCCGGTGGCGGCGCCCCTGCCCACGCCGTGGGGGGTGGTGGACATGGTGATCGCGGACGTGCCCATCGGCATCCTCTTCCTGCTGGCCTTCTCATCCCTCGGCGTGTACGGAATCGTGCTGGCGGGATGGGCAAGCACGAACAAGTACGCGCTGCTTGGTGGACTGCGGGCAGGCGCCCAGATGATCTCCTACGAGATTGCGCTGGGCTTGAGCCTGATGAGCATCTTCTTCCTGGTCGGGAATGTGACGCTGCCCGGCGTGGTGTGGGGCCAGCAGAGCATGAAGCTGTGGTACGCGGTGCCCCTCTCCGTCTCCTTCCTGTTCTTCTGGATCTCGTCGTTCGCGGAAACGAATCGCCTCCCATTCGACCTGCCCGAAGCCGAGTCGGAGCTCATCACCGGGTATCACACCGAGTACTCCTCGATGAAGTTCTCGATGTTCTTCATCGCTGAGTACGCGCACGTGCTGACCGTCTCGATGCTCATGGCCACCCTCTTCCTGGGCGGGTGGGACATCCCGGGTTGGCGGGGGGACAACATGGTCAGCCTTGGCGACGGCACCGTGGGTGGGGCGGCTCCCGCCGTGTGGAAGACGCTGGTGACGCTGCTGGCGTTCGGGCTGAAGACCACCTTCTTCATCGTGGTCTTCATGGTCGTGCGCTGGACCGTTCCGCGCTTCCGCTACGACCAGGTGATGGACCTCGGTTGGAAGCTGATGCTGCCGGCGGCTCTGGTGGTGGTGGTGGTGACCGCGGGGACCATCCTCGCGCTCGATGCCGCGGGGGTCGAGTACGGCCTGCTCTACGGGCTGGTGCTCGCTGCCGTGAACCTGGCGATGCTGATCGCGGTGCTGCTGGTGCTGGACCGCGGACGGATCCTGGCCGGGTCCTACGCTTCCCGCGCCAAGCGGGAGCACGCCCGGGTGGTGGCCGAATTCCATCGCGAGGAGCGCCTCCGGACGGCCGGCGCCCAGCCTCAAGCAGCGCCCTGA
- a CDS encoding NADH-quinone oxidoreductase subunit I codes for MAITVRVMERPAERETSYLRATLKGMALTFRHLVSTVSHGREATIKTMEYPEEKWALSPRWRGTHVMEKHEDGRPKCVACGLCPTICPANCIRLVPGEDDQGNRYPIVYEIDEFRCIFCGMCQEVCPVEAIHVGQHYENAEYTRDRFVYDLDRLMAQKHPSTLLWDPSDPAGE; via the coding sequence ATGGCAATCACTGTGCGGGTCATGGAGCGGCCGGCGGAGCGGGAGACGTCGTATCTCCGCGCGACGCTGAAGGGAATGGCGCTCACCTTCCGACACCTGGTGAGCACCGTCTCCCACGGGCGGGAAGCGACCATCAAGACGATGGAGTACCCGGAGGAGAAGTGGGCGCTCAGCCCGCGGTGGCGGGGAACCCACGTGATGGAGAAGCACGAGGACGGACGCCCCAAGTGCGTGGCGTGCGGACTCTGCCCGACCATCTGCCCGGCGAACTGCATCCGCCTCGTCCCCGGCGAGGACGACCAGGGGAACCGCTACCCCATCGTCTACGAGATCGACGAGTTTCGCTGCATCTTCTGCGGCATGTGCCAGGAGGTCTGCCCCGTCGAGGCGATCCACGTCGGTCAGCATTACGAGAACGCGGAATACACCCGCGATCGCTTCGTCTACGATCTCGATCGCCTCATGGCCCAGAAGCACCCCTCGACGCTGCTCTGGGACCCGTCGGACCCCGCGGGCGAATGA
- a CDS encoding NADH-quinone oxidoreductase subunit J, with translation MLTNLLFYFFAAVAILCAMMMVSRRNPVASALWLIGVFFALAAIYTLLGAYFIGIIQILVYAGAIMVLFLFVIMLLNLGNQFEPDFRGTVWKVVAGGTGLVMIALLARMSATPAEPVGASGGPDALAAQVAERGVVGVIGIPMFTDFMVPLQVTGILLLVAVVGAVALAKRRF, from the coding sequence ATGCTAACGAATCTGCTCTTCTACTTCTTTGCCGCCGTCGCCATCCTGTGCGCGATGATGATGGTGTCGCGGCGCAACCCGGTGGCCAGTGCGCTCTGGCTGATCGGGGTGTTCTTCGCGCTGGCGGCCATCTACACGCTGCTGGGGGCGTACTTCATCGGGATCATTCAGATCCTGGTGTACGCGGGCGCGATCATGGTGCTGTTCCTGTTCGTCATCATGCTGCTCAACCTGGGCAACCAGTTCGAGCCGGACTTCCGGGGGACGGTCTGGAAGGTGGTCGCCGGGGGGACCGGCCTGGTGATGATCGCGCTGCTCGCCCGCATGAGCGCCACGCCGGCCGAGCCGGTCGGGGCCTCGGGCGGTCCCGACGCGCTGGCGGCGCAGGTCGCGGAGCGCGGGGTGGTGGGGGTGATCGGTATCCCCATGTTCACGGATTTCATGGTGCCGCTGCAGGTCACCGGCATCCTTCTGCTGGTTGCGGTCGTGGGAGCGGTTGCTCTCGCGAAGCGCCGATTCTAG
- the nuoK gene encoding NADH-quinone oxidoreductase subunit NuoK gives MPPLSVALGLSAILFAIGAAGVVVRRNAIILFMCIELMLNAVNLAFVALSPYAGIDGQVFVFFVIAVAAAEAAVGLSIIISIFRHHESVDVKNFGLLRW, from the coding sequence ATGCCTCCTCTGAGCGTCGCCCTTGGACTGAGCGCCATCCTCTTCGCCATCGGTGCGGCGGGAGTGGTGGTGCGGCGCAATGCCATCATCCTGTTCATGTGCATCGAGCTGATGCTCAATGCGGTGAACCTGGCCTTCGTTGCGCTCTCCCCCTACGCGGGAATCGACGGACAGGTCTTCGTCTTCTTCGTGATCGCGGTGGCTGCCGCGGAGGCGGCGGTCGGCCTTTCGATCATCATCTCGATCTTCCGCCATCACGAGTCGGTGGACGTCAAGAACTTCGGCCTGCTGCGGTGGTAG
- the nuoL gene encoding NADH-quinone oxidoreductase subunit L, which yields MLAILQAMPTEALAQEAATHAFEPTLLGWIVLLPLIGFVINGAAAVVAARRQHRERLAHLPAGVHDEHGEEVHSNHGEEGEEAHASSDAHAETDAHAAAEPGWTHRLPSLVAPGVLLLAFAIALVNFLSMRGAELHEPIVQTFFSWLPVGELQVDAALLLDPLSILMTLIVTGVGFLIHVFSVGYMSHDPGYPRYMAYLNLFVFFMLVLVLGASYPLMFVGWEGVGLCSYLLIGFWFSEKANADAGKKAFIVNRIGDFGFLMAMMLLFANLGTLNFPEVFDAAAGQLPYAGAVVTAAALFLFLGATGKSAQIPLYVWLPDAMAGPTPVSALIHAATMVTAGVYMIVRSATLYAMAPTASLVVAVVGTLTAVFAATIGLKQWDIKKVLAYSTVSQLGFMVAGVGMGAYVAGIFHLMTHAFFKACLFLGSGAVIHAMHEALHATHSHADAQDMRNMGGLRKYLPVTFVTMGIATLAIAGIPPFAGFFSKDEIVGAAWLGAQGASPLASATLFGIEGATWMGIIAVVLSFAALLTAFYMGRLMIYTFFGPNRTGETEQRHLHEVGWTMTVPLVVLALLSLIGGLFNVEAEVPIVNWFTPLAIGGGGALHDWLHPVIEGAEAVHAANGVVIAEAHHYAWPILLAIAIGVVGLVLAGVLLKPARLGSAEEHPDYVGALDRLLYHKWFVDELYDTLVVRPVYALSRGFSSIVDRGLIDGIVDGSGRFAQGVGLMVGRIQTGQLNTYAFMILVGVLAVLGAFVAF from the coding sequence ATGCTTGCAATTCTTCAGGCGATGCCCACCGAGGCGCTGGCGCAGGAGGCCGCTACGCACGCGTTCGAGCCGACACTGCTCGGCTGGATCGTGCTCCTGCCACTGATCGGCTTCGTCATCAATGGCGCGGCCGCGGTCGTCGCGGCGCGTCGGCAGCACCGTGAGCGCCTTGCCCACCTGCCCGCCGGCGTACACGACGAGCACGGGGAGGAGGTGCACAGCAACCACGGAGAGGAAGGGGAGGAGGCGCACGCGTCGTCGGACGCGCACGCGGAGACCGACGCCCACGCGGCCGCCGAGCCGGGCTGGACCCACCGGTTGCCGAGCCTCGTCGCGCCGGGGGTGCTGCTGCTGGCTTTCGCCATAGCGCTGGTCAATTTCCTCAGCATGCGGGGGGCGGAGCTGCACGAGCCGATCGTGCAGACATTCTTTTCCTGGCTGCCGGTCGGTGAGCTGCAGGTCGACGCCGCGCTGTTGCTCGATCCGCTGTCGATCCTGATGACGCTGATCGTCACCGGTGTCGGCTTCCTGATTCACGTCTTCTCGGTCGGGTACATGAGCCATGATCCGGGCTATCCCCGGTACATGGCGTACCTGAACCTGTTCGTCTTCTTCATGCTGGTCCTGGTGCTGGGCGCCTCCTACCCGCTGATGTTCGTCGGCTGGGAAGGGGTGGGGCTCTGCTCCTACCTGCTGATCGGCTTCTGGTTCTCCGAGAAGGCCAACGCCGACGCGGGGAAGAAGGCGTTCATCGTCAACCGGATCGGCGATTTCGGCTTCCTGATGGCGATGATGCTGCTCTTCGCCAACCTGGGAACGCTGAACTTCCCCGAGGTCTTCGACGCGGCGGCAGGGCAGCTCCCGTATGCCGGCGCGGTCGTGACCGCGGCTGCCCTCTTCCTCTTCCTGGGGGCGACCGGCAAGAGCGCTCAGATCCCCCTCTACGTCTGGCTACCGGACGCCATGGCCGGTCCGACGCCGGTCTCGGCGCTGATCCACGCGGCGACGATGGTGACGGCTGGCGTCTACATGATCGTTCGCTCGGCCACGCTCTACGCGATGGCACCGACCGCCTCGCTGGTGGTCGCGGTGGTGGGAACTCTCACCGCCGTTTTCGCCGCGACGATCGGCCTCAAGCAGTGGGACATCAAGAAGGTGCTCGCCTACTCGACGGTGTCCCAGCTCGGTTTCATGGTGGCGGGCGTGGGCATGGGTGCCTACGTGGCGGGCATCTTCCACCTGATGACGCACGCCTTTTTCAAGGCCTGCCTCTTCCTCGGGTCGGGCGCGGTGATCCACGCGATGCACGAGGCGCTGCACGCCACACATTCGCACGCCGACGCCCAGGACATGCGCAATATGGGCGGCCTGAGGAAGTACCTGCCGGTCACCTTCGTGACGATGGGAATCGCCACCCTGGCCATTGCAGGGATTCCTCCGTTCGCCGGCTTCTTTTCCAAGGACGAGATCGTGGGCGCGGCGTGGCTCGGCGCCCAGGGCGCTTCTCCCCTTGCCAGTGCCACCCTCTTCGGGATCGAGGGGGCGACCTGGATGGGGATCATCGCCGTGGTACTCTCCTTCGCCGCGCTGCTGACGGCCTTCTACATGGGCCGCCTGATGATCTACACCTTCTTCGGCCCCAACCGCACCGGCGAGACCGAGCAGCGGCACCTGCACGAGGTTGGCTGGACGATGACGGTTCCGCTGGTGGTGCTCGCGCTGCTCTCCCTGATCGGTGGCCTGTTCAACGTCGAGGCCGAAGTACCGATCGTGAATTGGTTCACCCCGCTGGCGATCGGCGGCGGGGGCGCGTTGCACGACTGGCTGCATCCGGTGATCGAGGGGGCGGAGGCGGTTCATGCCGCGAACGGCGTGGTCATCGCCGAGGCGCACCACTATGCCTGGCCAATCCTGCTGGCCATTGCCATCGGCGTGGTCGGACTCGTCCTGGCCGGGGTGCTGCTGAAGCCGGCGCGTCTGGGGAGCGCCGAGGAGCATCCCGACTACGTCGGGGCGCTCGATCGGCTCCTCTATCACAAGTGGTTCGTGGACGAGCTGTACGACACGCTCGTGGTGCGACCGGTCTATGCCCTCTCGCGCGGGTTCAGCTCCATAGTGGATCGCGGGCTCATCGACGGCATCGTGGACGGGAGCGGCCGTTTCGCGCAGGGGGTGGGCCTCATGGTGGGGCGCATCCAGACGGGTCAGCTCAATACCTACGCTTTCATGATCCTCGTCGGCGTGCTCGCGGTGCTCGGCGCCTTCGTGGCCTTCTGA
- a CDS encoding NADH-quinone oxidoreductase subunit M produces MSFFQSHWVLSFLIFWPLLGALVVLAAPVQSAKRIALAFGIVEFLAAIPLFWSYDPLGAPFQNEIAVPWIEGWGIYYRLGVDGISLFMVLLTAGLLPLMVLGSWTYIQSRERTYYSMLLALTTGVLGVFIALDMFLFYVFWEMMLIPMYFLIGVWGGKERIYAAVKFFLYTTIGSLLMLVGIVYLFFRHESLTGQASFAYTDFLQLPLTAAEQWWLFAAFTLAFAIKVPIFPFHTWLPAAHVQAPTAGSVILAGVLLKMGTYGLLRFSLPLFPAAATAESTITLFMVLGVIGIIYTAMVAAVQPNSKKLVAYTSVAHLGFAVLGIFAVNLQGIQGTLLLMIAHGVSTPMLFFLLGMLYERRHTYEIDDFGGLAGSVPIWSTMLVFAALAAIGLPGTSGFVSEFLVLLGTFRARPWLALLAATGVIFAAYYMLPMVQKIAFNALKRPANRSIPDVNGRELAILAPLVAAILWIGVYPRPFLERMEPSVNRLIQQLEAAPSPVASEPPAEAATGVVAAAVPTSVSPPR; encoded by the coding sequence ATGAGCTTCTTTCAGTCGCACTGGGTGCTGAGCTTCCTGATCTTCTGGCCGCTGCTGGGCGCGCTCGTCGTGCTGGCGGCGCCGGTCCAGTCGGCCAAGCGGATCGCGCTCGCCTTCGGAATCGTCGAGTTCCTGGCCGCGATTCCGCTCTTCTGGTCGTACGATCCGCTGGGGGCACCATTCCAGAACGAGATTGCCGTTCCCTGGATCGAGGGGTGGGGGATCTACTACCGCCTCGGGGTGGACGGGATCTCGCTCTTCATGGTGCTACTCACAGCCGGCCTGCTTCCGCTGATGGTCCTGGGCTCCTGGACCTACATCCAGTCGCGGGAGCGGACCTACTACTCCATGCTGCTCGCGCTGACCACAGGCGTGCTGGGGGTCTTCATCGCCCTGGACATGTTCCTGTTCTACGTGTTCTGGGAGATGATGCTCATCCCCATGTACTTCCTGATCGGGGTCTGGGGCGGCAAGGAGCGTATCTACGCGGCGGTGAAGTTCTTCCTCTACACGACGATCGGCTCCCTGCTGATGCTGGTGGGTATCGTCTATCTCTTCTTCCGCCATGAGTCGCTGACGGGGCAGGCGAGCTTTGCTTACACCGACTTCTTGCAGCTACCGCTGACCGCGGCCGAGCAGTGGTGGCTGTTTGCCGCCTTCACGCTGGCCTTCGCCATCAAGGTTCCCATCTTCCCGTTCCACACCTGGCTTCCGGCGGCGCACGTCCAGGCGCCGACCGCGGGTTCGGTCATCCTTGCAGGGGTGCTGCTGAAGATGGGGACCTACGGGTTGCTGCGGTTCTCGCTGCCGCTCTTCCCCGCGGCGGCGACCGCCGAATCCACCATCACCCTGTTCATGGTGCTCGGGGTGATCGGCATCATCTACACGGCGATGGTGGCAGCGGTGCAACCGAACTCGAAGAAGCTGGTGGCCTACACCTCCGTGGCGCACCTCGGCTTCGCGGTCCTGGGGATCTTCGCCGTCAATCTCCAGGGCATCCAGGGAACGCTGCTGCTGATGATCGCGCACGGCGTCTCCACACCGATGCTCTTCTTCCTGCTCGGCATGCTGTACGAGCGGCGGCACACCTACGAGATCGATGATTTCGGCGGGTTGGCGGGGTCGGTGCCGATCTGGTCGACCATGCTCGTGTTCGCGGCACTGGCCGCCATCGGGCTGCCCGGGACGAGCGGGTTCGTGTCGGAGTTCCTGGTGCTTCTGGGAACGTTCCGGGCGAGGCCATGGCTCGCCCTGTTGGCGGCGACCGGCGTGATCTTCGCCGCTTACTACATGCTCCCGATGGTACAGAAGATCGCCTTCAACGCGCTGAAGCGTCCGGCGAACCGCAGCATTCCGGACGTGAACGGGCGCGAGCTGGCGATCCTGGCGCCGCTCGTTGCCGCGATCCTGTGGATCGGCGTCTATCCGCGGCCTTTCCTGGAGCGGATGGAGCCGAGTGTCAATCGTCTTATCCAGCAGCTGGAGGCGGCGCCGTCCCCGGTCGCGTCCGAGCCCCCCGCCGAGGCTGCGACCGGTGTGGTCGCCGCGGCGGTCCCGACCTCCGTATCGCCGCCTCGTTAA
- a CDS encoding NADH-quinone oxidoreductase subunit N, protein MQLDFAHPSDYFWALLPEIVLSLWGMMVLVVDVFQKGREPIPSRPYIPWLSLAGLVLAGVANAWLLGFTEVGTAGMVAVDGFRVFANFIMLVAAAIAILISIGYPDHTGINRGEFFALILLSTVGMMLMAGTRDLMLLFLALELMSISVYVLVGFNRSDPRSAEGSLKYFLLGAFSSAFLLYGIALVWGSAGTTNISDIAGALGGELGSSAMFLTGAAMLVVGLGFKVAAVPFHMWTPDAYDGAPTPITAFMATGVKAAAFAAFIRIFAVAFSGSYEVWSEVIWWLAMLTMFGANLVAVTQGSVKRMLAYSSIAHAGYLLVALLAANAYGAAAFLFYLLVYTLMTAGAFGIVIANSRGGRERIALKDYAGFGWEQPLLGAVFAIFLLSLAGFPLTGGFVGKVYILRAAVAAGYQGLAVALVVASLISYFYYLRVVVVMYMRPVSEENAGRLQVPGPLRFAVSLAAAGVIILFLFPSLFLDAAQQSVSAMFTTPGAFFGWLP, encoded by the coding sequence ATGCAGCTCGATTTCGCGCACCCGTCGGATTATTTCTGGGCTCTGCTGCCGGAGATCGTCCTCTCCCTCTGGGGGATGATGGTGCTGGTGGTCGACGTGTTCCAGAAGGGGAGGGAGCCCATACCGTCGCGGCCGTACATCCCGTGGCTGTCGCTCGCGGGGCTGGTGCTCGCCGGCGTGGCCAACGCCTGGCTGCTGGGCTTCACCGAGGTTGGCACCGCGGGGATGGTGGCCGTGGATGGCTTCCGGGTCTTCGCCAACTTCATCATGCTGGTCGCGGCGGCCATCGCCATTCTGATCTCCATCGGCTACCCTGACCACACCGGGATCAATCGGGGGGAGTTCTTTGCGCTGATCCTGCTGTCCACCGTCGGCATGATGCTGATGGCGGGGACGCGGGACCTGATGCTGCTCTTTCTCGCTCTGGAGCTGATGTCGATCAGCGTGTACGTGCTGGTCGGTTTCAACCGCTCCGATCCCCGCTCCGCCGAGGGCTCGCTGAAGTATTTCCTGCTGGGGGCGTTCTCGAGCGCCTTTCTGCTCTACGGCATCGCGTTGGTCTGGGGTAGCGCGGGAACCACGAACATCTCCGATATCGCCGGGGCGCTCGGCGGAGAGCTCGGCTCCAGCGCGATGTTTCTGACAGGCGCGGCCATGCTGGTGGTGGGGCTTGGCTTCAAGGTGGCGGCCGTGCCGTTCCACATGTGGACCCCTGACGCCTACGACGGCGCGCCCACGCCCATTACCGCTTTCATGGCGACCGGCGTGAAGGCGGCCGCGTTCGCCGCGTTCATCCGCATCTTCGCCGTTGCCTTCAGCGGCAGCTACGAGGTGTGGAGTGAGGTGATCTGGTGGCTGGCGATGCTGACGATGTTCGGCGCGAACCTCGTCGCGGTGACGCAGGGGAGCGTCAAGCGGATGCTGGCCTACTCCTCGATCGCCCACGCGGGCTACCTGCTGGTGGCCCTGCTCGCCGCGAATGCGTATGGCGCCGCCGCGTTCCTCTTCTACCTGCTGGTGTACACCCTGATGACGGCTGGTGCATTCGGCATCGTGATCGCCAACTCGCGCGGCGGACGCGAGCGGATTGCGCTGAAGGATTACGCCGGCTTCGGTTGGGAACAGCCGCTGCTCGGCGCGGTCTTCGCCATCTTCCTGCTCTCGCTGGCCGGTTTCCCGCTGACGGGTGGGTTCGTGGGCAAGGTGTACATCCTGCGCGCGGCTGTCGCGGCGGGATATCAGGGCCTCGCCGTGGCCCTGGTGGTGGCGTCGCTGATCTCGTACTTCTACTACCTGAGGGTGGTGGTGGTGATGTACATGCGGCCGGTGAGCGAGGAGAACGCCGGTCGGCTGCAGGTGCCGGGTCCCCTCCGCTTCGCGGTGTCGCTGGCGGCCGCGGGGGTGATCATCCTCTTCCTCTTCCCGTCGCTCTTCCTCGACGCCGCGCAGCAGAGCGTGTCGGCGATGTTCACGACTCCGGGAGCCTTCTTCGGCTGGTTGCCGTGA
- a CDS encoding alpha/beta hydrolase, with protein MPRKKAQGKSVLGTAGKAALGLTAAAAAAYGAYLWGAPGRRRPATELGYALNLRLHYSAWRGLHYAYYSRPGTGRPIAILHSVNAVASAHEMRPLVQRLQRETQRPLYALEWIGFGHSDRPEISYSPDLLEDQLEHFLARVVRASDGADVIGLSLGATYAAEVARRRPDLVHSLVAIEPAGLGEEPQEIGNAWAKLLFTLPGVQRAFYDRLTKPDALYRFARENLFTDEFGVPEEYVEYGAETARVEGAARPLDDFLNGRFFPEYARDAFLHLRQPVLIIHGLVGERRMESYTELPELAARASVEVIPLPTGAMPHWERPGVVMERIRAFYEQHSGLAAPVST; from the coding sequence ATGCCACGCAAGAAGGCGCAGGGGAAATCGGTTCTCGGCACCGCGGGTAAGGCCGCACTGGGCCTTACGGCTGCGGCCGCCGCGGCGTACGGGGCCTACCTTTGGGGGGCACCTGGTCGCAGGCGTCCGGCCACGGAGCTCGGCTATGCGCTCAACCTGAGGCTCCACTATTCCGCCTGGCGTGGGCTCCACTACGCCTACTATTCCCGTCCCGGAACCGGCCGACCCATCGCTATCCTGCACTCGGTAAACGCGGTCGCATCCGCGCATGAGATGCGTCCGCTGGTGCAGCGACTCCAGCGTGAGACCCAGCGTCCGCTGTACGCCCTGGAGTGGATCGGGTTCGGCCACAGCGACCGGCCCGAGATCTCCTATTCGCCGGATCTCCTCGAGGACCAGCTCGAGCACTTCCTCGCCCGGGTGGTGCGGGCGTCCGACGGTGCCGATGTGATCGGGCTCTCGCTCGGGGCGACGTACGCCGCCGAAGTAGCGCGCCGGCGCCCCGACCTCGTGCATTCGCTGGTGGCCATCGAACCGGCCGGCCTCGGCGAAGAGCCGCAGGAGATCGGCAATGCCTGGGCGAAGCTCCTCTTCACCCTTCCGGGTGTGCAGCGTGCCTTCTACGACCGGCTGACCAAGCCGGACGCGCTCTACCGCTTCGCCCGCGAGAACCTCTTCACCGACGAGTTTGGAGTGCCGGAAGAGTACGTCGAATACGGCGCGGAGACCGCCCGCGTGGAGGGCGCCGCCCGCCCGCTCGACGATTTTCTCAACGGGCGGTTCTTCCCCGAGTACGCCCGCGACGCTTTCCTGCACCTGCGCCAGCCCGTGCTCATCATCCACGGCCTTGTGGGAGAGCGACGGATGGAGTCGTACACGGAGCTACCGGAGCTCGCCGCACGCGCCTCCGTGGAGGTGATCCCGTTGCCCACCGGAGCGATGCCCCACTGGGAGCGACCGGGAGTGGTGATGGAGCGGATCCGCGCCTTCTACGAGCAGCATTCAGGGTTGGCGGCCCCCGTCTCCACCTGA
- a CDS encoding electron transfer flavoprotein subunit beta/FixA family protein translates to MKIVVCVKRVPDTEARIRIAGDGRSADPAGVKFITNPYDEFAVEAALRLREAAGEGEVVALTVGGPEAAETLRAVLAMGADRAVLLRAEGAPEGNAVAEAIAAELREQSFDVALFGMKAIDDDLQAVGAMVGERLQLPTATSVTEFRVEGSRVTADREVEGGIEVVELQTPCVLTITKGPYEPRYASLKGIMAAKKKPLEEKEAATGEARSRVESLSYPPERQSGRIVGQGPDAVPELVRLLREEAKVI, encoded by the coding sequence GTGAAGATCGTGGTGTGCGTGAAACGCGTCCCCGATACGGAGGCGCGCATCCGGATCGCCGGGGACGGGCGAAGCGCCGACCCCGCGGGGGTGAAGTTCATCACCAACCCGTATGACGAGTTCGCCGTGGAGGCGGCACTCCGGCTACGCGAGGCGGCGGGAGAGGGCGAAGTGGTGGCTCTCACCGTGGGCGGTCCGGAAGCCGCGGAAACGCTGCGGGCCGTTCTCGCCATGGGGGCGGATCGGGCCGTCCTGCTGCGGGCTGAGGGCGCGCCGGAGGGTAATGCGGTCGCCGAGGCGATCGCTGCTGAGCTGCGCGAGCAGTCCTTCGACGTGGCGCTGTTCGGGATGAAGGCGATCGACGACGATCTCCAGGCGGTGGGTGCAATGGTGGGAGAACGGCTGCAGCTCCCGACGGCCACCTCCGTCACCGAGTTCCGCGTCGAAGGCAGTCGGGTGACGGCGGATCGGGAAGTCGAGGGAGGGATAGAGGTGGTCGAGCTGCAGACGCCCTGCGTGCTCACCATCACCAAGGGTCCCTACGAGCCGCGCTATGCCTCGCTCAAGGGGATCATGGCCGCGAAGAAGAAGCCGCTCGAGGAGAAGGAGGCCGCCACCGGCGAAGCACGCTCCCGGGTGGAGTCGCTCTCCTATCCGCCGGAGCGCCAGAGTGGGCGAATCGTCGGCCAGGGCCCGGATGCCGTGCCGGAGCTGGTGCGGCTGCTCCGGGAAGAGGCGAAGGTGATCTGA